From one Humulus lupulus chromosome 8, drHumLupu1.1, whole genome shotgun sequence genomic stretch:
- the LOC133796053 gene encoding uncharacterized protein LOC133796053 yields MPENRAPSWAEEVENNPYHEAAKATWSRFKESLPFQGGTTLEYKAPLHLEGQKIAQLDLEEIAVEAYFWNSALIFVVMGANSPLPVFEGFINRIWGKLGIDRIVRMNSGYTMVKFRDEATRDLVLESGVVHFDRKPVILKPWTADIESLRSINSVPVWIHLPGLGLQYWGTNCLSALVSTIGKPIMIDKITKDRSMIKFARILVDMEISDSLLKFISYINERGQVMDQMIEYEWMPTKCPQCKKLGHTVSTCKFVEGLVWRKKESPATQADGDSAHGDFSTH; encoded by the coding sequence ATGCCTGAGAATAGAGCCCCTTCTTGGGCGGAGGAGGTAGAGAACAACCCGTATCATGAAGCTGCGAAGGCAACCTGGTCTCGATTCAAAGAATCACTTCCTTTTCAGGGGGGTACTACACTTGAATATAAGGCACCTCTGCATCTGGAAGGGCAAAAAATTGCTCAACTGGACCTAGAGGAAATTGCAGTTGAAGCTTATTTCTGGAATTCGGCCTTGATTTTTGTAGTTATGGGAGCTAATTCACCATTGCCTGTCTTTGAAGGTTTCATTAACCGAATTTGGGGGAAACTTGGGATCGATCGAATTGTGAGGATGAATTCAGGATATACTATGGTCAAGTTCAGAGACGAGGCTACTCGTGACTTGGTCCTAGAATCAGGGGTAGTTCATTTTGATCGAAAGCCTGTTATCTTAAAGCCTTGGACTGCTGATATTGAGTCTCTGAGATCGATTAATTCTGTGCCGGTTTGGATTCATCTTCCAGGTCTTGGGTTACAGTACTGGGGCACTAACTGTTTAAGTGCTTTGGTTAGCACTATCGGGAAACCAATAATGATAGACAAGATCACAAAAGATAGGTCAATGATCAAATTTGCTAGGATATTAGTTGATATGGAAATATCAGACTCTCTTCTTAAGTTCATCAGCTATATCAATGAGAGAGGTCAAGTTATGGATCAAATGATTGAATATGAATGGATGCCTACAAAATGCCCTCAATGTAAGAAGTTAGGACATACTGTCTCAACTTGCAAATTTGTTGAAGGTTTGGTCTGGAGGAAGAAGGAGAGTCCAGCTACCCAGGCGGATGGTGATTCTGCTCATGGAGATTTTAGTACCCACTAG